The following proteins are co-located in the Proteiniborus sp. DW1 genome:
- the fabG gene encoding 3-oxoacyl-[acyl-carrier-protein] reductase gives MNLNGKVALVTGGSRGIGKAVALKLASLGADIIFSYTSSEEQSKQVQDTIESMGRRALAIRADVSKMNDVEKMIQDGMNYFSKIDILVNNAGITKDNLLMRMSEDEWDNVIDVNLKGVFNVTKCLIRNMIKQKDCSIINIASIVGVSGNAGQCNYSASKAGVIGFTKSLAKEVGKKNIRVNAIAPGFISTDMTDKLPEKIIDQYLEKITLQRLGEPDDIANAVAFLASDMSKYITGQVIVVDGGILI, from the coding sequence ATGAATCTTAATGGAAAGGTAGCTTTAGTCACTGGTGGCTCTAGAGGGATTGGAAAAGCCGTAGCTTTAAAACTGGCTTCCCTTGGTGCTGACATAATTTTTTCATATACTAGCAGTGAGGAACAGTCAAAACAGGTGCAGGATACAATAGAAAGTATGGGAAGGCGAGCATTAGCTATAAGAGCAGATGTATCAAAAATGAATGATGTAGAGAAAATGATTCAAGATGGAATGAATTATTTCTCTAAAATTGACATATTAGTAAACAATGCAGGAATCACAAAAGATAATCTATTAATGAGAATGTCAGAGGACGAATGGGATAACGTTATAGATGTAAATCTAAAAGGAGTCTTTAATGTTACCAAATGTTTAATTAGAAATATGATTAAACAAAAAGACTGCAGTATTATTAATATAGCATCTATTGTAGGAGTTTCAGGGAATGCTGGCCAATGTAATTATTCTGCGTCAAAAGCAGGTGTTATTGGCTTTACTAAGTCACTAGCTAAGGAAGTAGGTAAGAAGAATATTAGAGTAAATGCAATAGCTCCAGGTTTCATATCTACTGATATGACAGATAAGCTTCCTGAAAAGATTATAGACCAATACTTGGAAAAGATAACATTACAAAGATTAGGAGAACCTGATGATATAGCTAACGCTGTAGCTTTTCTTGCTAGTGATATGTCAAAATATATTACAGGGCAGGTTATTGTTGTTGATGGAGGTATACTAATTTAA
- the fabD gene encoding ACP S-malonyltransferase — translation MEKMAFLFPGQGAQYIGMGKEISEKYSVANRIFETSSEALKLDMKKLCFEGPDSELMKTEFTQPAILTTSIAILRVIEDYGLSAEVCAGLSLGEYSALVYGGALDFEDAVVLVRKRGKYMQEAVPLGKGTMAAILGLDNIKVAEIIKKASEKGIVEGANYNCPGQVVISGEIDAVNEACSIAKDMGAKRAAVLSVSAPFHCSMLKGAGHKIKEELNKVEINKLDKKVISNVTGNYISNENEIKDLLVKQVSMPVLWEQSIERMVHDGVDTFVEIGPGKTLVGFAKKIGKKNKKELNLYNIENLENLENLINILRN, via the coding sequence ATGGAGAAGATGGCTTTTCTATTTCCAGGTCAAGGTGCACAATATATAGGAATGGGCAAGGAAATTTCTGAAAAATATTCTGTTGCTAATAGAATATTTGAAACTTCTAGTGAAGCGCTTAAATTAGATATGAAAAAGCTATGTTTTGAGGGGCCAGATTCAGAATTGATGAAGACTGAGTTTACCCAGCCTGCTATTTTAACGACATCTATTGCGATACTAAGAGTTATAGAGGATTATGGATTATCAGCAGAAGTGTGTGCTGGACTAAGCCTCGGAGAATATTCAGCATTAGTGTATGGTGGAGCTTTAGACTTTGAAGATGCTGTAGTCTTAGTGAGAAAAAGAGGAAAGTATATGCAAGAGGCTGTCCCTTTAGGAAAGGGTACTATGGCTGCTATATTAGGCTTAGATAATATTAAAGTAGCAGAGATAATTAAAAAGGCTAGTGAAAAAGGAATTGTAGAAGGTGCTAATTATAATTGCCCCGGGCAAGTCGTTATTTCAGGAGAAATAGATGCAGTAAATGAGGCATGCAGCATTGCTAAGGATATGGGAGCTAAGAGAGCCGCAGTTCTATCTGTTAGCGCTCCATTTCATTGTAGTATGCTAAAAGGTGCAGGTCACAAAATAAAAGAAGAATTAAATAAAGTAGAAATCAATAAACTCGATAAAAAAGTTATTTCAAATGTTACTGGGAATTATATAAGTAATGAAAATGAAATTAAAGATTTATTGGTAAAACAGGTTTCCATGCCAGTTTTATGGGAACAATCTATAGAACGTATGGTGCATGATGGCGTAGATACATTTGTAGAAATTGGTCCTGGGAAAACACTAGTAGGATTTGCAAAGAAAATAGGTAAAAAGAACAAAAAGGAGTTGAACCTCTACAATATTGAAAATCTTGAGAACCTTGAAAATCTAATAAATATACTCAGGAATTAA
- the fabK gene encoding enoyl-[acyl-carrier-protein] reductase FabK has protein sequence MIKTEICELLNIEYPILQGGMAWVATVELAAAVSNAGGLGIIGCGAAPKNVVKEEIAKIRKLTNKPFGVNVMLLSPHVDDIIELLCKERVPVITTGAGNPGKYISKFKEIGTKVIPVVPSVALGKRMEKIGADAIIVEGTEAGGHIGELTTMSLIPQVTDEVNIPVIAAGGIADGRGLVAALALGAKGVQIGTRFVCTVECRVHENYKNAIIKSSDRDAIVTGRSTGHPVRVLRNKLTKKLIELEKQNADIETLEKFGVGRLRKAVVDGDVENGSVMAGQISGLIKDIKTCKEVIQDIMVEAEKVRSSILSI, from the coding sequence TTGATAAAAACAGAAATATGCGAATTGCTAAATATTGAATATCCAATTTTACAAGGTGGAATGGCTTGGGTAGCCACAGTCGAGTTAGCTGCTGCTGTATCTAATGCAGGTGGTTTAGGAATTATTGGATGTGGTGCTGCTCCTAAGAATGTAGTCAAAGAGGAAATAGCTAAAATCAGAAAACTTACTAATAAACCTTTTGGTGTAAATGTAATGCTATTATCCCCACATGTAGATGATATAATAGAGCTTTTATGCAAAGAGAGAGTACCAGTAATAACAACTGGAGCAGGAAATCCTGGTAAGTATATTAGTAAATTTAAAGAAATAGGGACTAAAGTAATACCGGTAGTTCCTTCAGTTGCGTTGGGAAAAAGAATGGAAAAAATCGGAGCTGATGCAATTATTGTAGAAGGTACTGAGGCAGGCGGTCATATCGGGGAGTTAACTACCATGTCATTAATACCCCAGGTGACAGATGAGGTCAATATACCTGTTATAGCAGCAGGTGGAATAGCAGATGGTAGAGGATTAGTTGCAGCTTTGGCATTAGGCGCTAAAGGAGTTCAAATAGGTACTAGATTTGTATGTACAGTTGAGTGCAGAGTACACGAAAACTACAAAAATGCAATTATTAAATCATCAGATAGAGATGCAATAGTTACCGGAAGAAGTACAGGTCATCCTGTTAGAGTATTAAGAAATAAACTTACAAAAAAACTTATTGAGCTAGAAAAACAGAATGCAGATATAGAAACTCTAGAGAAATTTGGGGTGGGTAGGTTAAGAAAAGCTGTAGTTGATGGAGATGTTGAAAATGGCTCTGTAATGGCAGGTCAAATAAGTGGATTAATAAAAGACATCAAAACATGTAAGGAAGTCATACAGGATATTATGGTAGAAGCTGAGAAAGTAAGAAGTAGTATACTTAGTATTTAG
- a CDS encoding beta-ketoacyl-ACP synthase III — MTQKRSFKSVGIIGTGSYVPEKVLTNLDLEKMVETSDEWIRTRTGIKERRILDKEKGSSYMAIKAAEKALEAAKLEPEDIDLIIVATVTPDMMFPSTACLVQEGLKCKNAAAFDLEAACSGFLYGLTVAYSFVRSGVYSNILLIGTEALSRITDWTDRNTCVLFGDGAGAAVISEVPEGRGVLGLDLGADGEGKNLLKLAAGGSLMPATEETIRNKQHYIHMEGNEVFKFAVRKMEEISLKVVEKSKLEICDIDYLVPHQANIRIIESARKKLRLDEDKVYVNLENYGNMSSASIPVALDEAVRKNKIKDNDVVLLIGFGGGLTWGAMVLRWYSKGGF; from the coding sequence ATGACACAGAAGAGAAGTTTTAAGAGTGTTGGAATAATTGGCACAGGAAGCTATGTTCCTGAAAAGGTACTAACTAATCTTGATTTAGAGAAAATGGTGGAAACTTCAGATGAATGGATAAGAACACGAACTGGAATAAAAGAAAGAAGAATTCTTGATAAAGAAAAGGGTTCATCATATATGGCAATTAAAGCAGCAGAAAAAGCCTTAGAAGCTGCAAAATTAGAACCAGAGGATATAGATTTAATTATTGTAGCAACTGTAACTCCAGATATGATGTTTCCTTCTACAGCTTGCTTAGTACAGGAAGGATTAAAATGTAAGAATGCTGCTGCATTTGACTTGGAAGCAGCTTGTTCAGGATTTTTGTATGGTCTTACTGTCGCATATTCATTTGTACGTTCCGGTGTATATAGCAACATTCTACTTATTGGCACTGAAGCTCTTTCTAGAATAACAGACTGGACCGATAGAAATACCTGTGTATTATTTGGAGATGGAGCAGGAGCTGCTGTAATCAGTGAAGTTCCAGAAGGTAGAGGAGTATTAGGCTTAGACCTAGGTGCAGATGGTGAAGGAAAGAATCTCTTAAAGCTTGCTGCTGGTGGTTCTCTAATGCCTGCCACAGAAGAAACCATTAGAAACAAACAACATTATATACACATGGAAGGTAACGAAGTGTTTAAATTTGCTGTGAGGAAAATGGAAGAGATATCCCTAAAAGTAGTTGAAAAAAGCAAGCTGGAGATATGTGATATTGATTATTTAGTGCCTCATCAAGCAAATATAAGAATTATAGAATCTGCTAGAAAAAAGCTTAGACTTGATGAAGACAAAGTTTATGTCAATTTAGAGAATTACGGAAACATGTCTTCTGCTTCCATACCGGTAGCTTTAGATGAAGCAGTGAGAAAAAATAAAATAAAAGATAACGATGTGGTTTTACTAATCGGATTTGGTGGAGGCCTTACTTGGGGAGCCATGGTGTTAAGGTGGTACAGTAAAGGAGGATTCTAA
- the plsX gene encoding phosphate acyltransferase PlsX, with protein sequence MIIAVDAMGGDQGLLATVKGSIDATNELGVTIILIGDEGKIKEELSKYEYKNDKIRIINSEEFITNDEEPAMAIRRKKQSSMVIGLNLVKDKEADAFVSSGSTGALLTGGILIVKRIKGVDRAALAIPYPTKKGISLLLDAGANTDCKAKYLQQFAIMGSIYAEKILDISNPKVSLVNIGIEEGKGNELSKEAYELLKNTNINFNGNVEARDIPEGNTDVIVCDGFVGNVILKLTEGLAMSIFSMLKEEFMSSFTSKIGALLLKPGLRKFKKRLDYTEYGGAPLLGTKGVVIKAHGSSDSKAIKNAIKQAKVFVENKVIEKIEAEVNILGGNYDTEEKF encoded by the coding sequence ATGATAATAGCTGTAGATGCAATGGGTGGGGATCAAGGTTTATTAGCTACAGTAAAAGGTAGTATCGATGCAACAAATGAGCTGGGAGTCACAATAATTCTTATTGGAGATGAGGGAAAAATCAAAGAAGAATTATCAAAGTATGAGTATAAGAATGATAAAATACGGATTATTAATTCAGAGGAATTCATTACTAATGATGAAGAACCGGCCATGGCTATAAGGAGAAAAAAACAATCATCAATGGTAATTGGACTTAATCTTGTTAAGGATAAAGAAGCAGATGCCTTCGTATCTTCTGGAAGTACTGGTGCATTACTAACAGGAGGCATTCTAATTGTTAAGAGGATTAAGGGAGTGGACAGAGCAGCGCTTGCTATTCCTTATCCTACTAAGAAGGGAATATCACTATTATTAGATGCAGGGGCTAATACTGATTGTAAAGCAAAATATCTTCAGCAATTTGCAATAATGGGCTCAATATATGCAGAAAAAATATTAGATATTTCCAATCCAAAAGTTTCACTTGTTAATATTGGCATTGAAGAAGGGAAAGGAAACGAACTATCAAAAGAAGCTTATGAACTATTAAAAAATACTAATATAAATTTTAATGGGAACGTAGAAGCGAGGGATATTCCAGAAGGAAATACCGATGTAATAGTGTGTGATGGATTTGTAGGAAATGTTATATTGAAGCTAACTGAAGGTCTTGCTATGTCAATTTTCAGTATGTTAAAAGAAGAATTTATGAGTTCTTTTACTAGCAAAATAGGTGCTTTATTATTAAAGCCTGGCTTAAGGAAGTTTAAGAAAAGACTAGACTATACTGAATATGGAGGAGCGCCATTATTAGGTACTAAGGGGGTTGTAATAAAAGCCCATGGGAGCTCAGATTCAAAAGCCATTAAGAATGCAATTAAACAAGCTAAGGTATTTGTAGAAAATAAAGTAATTGAAAAAATAGAGGCTGAGGTAAACATTCTAGGAGGTAATTATGACACAGAAGAGAAGTTTTAA
- the fapR gene encoding transcription factor FapR: MSIGKLSKKDRHKKLIEKLKGDPFLTDEELMQMFNVSIQTIRLDRLELGIPELRERIKNVAEKSYSKVRTIGGTEIVGELVDIDLGKKGISILETDESMAFLKTSVVRGHNIYAQAESLAIAVIDADVALTGVANVKYKDLVKAGEKLIAKAEVIRKRGNKYFVHVFTYVGQKQVFRGKFILVSIEQNNREEI; this comes from the coding sequence ATGAGTATTGGAAAGCTTAGCAAAAAAGACAGACATAAAAAACTTATTGAAAAATTAAAAGGGGATCCTTTTCTAACTGATGAAGAGTTAATGCAAATGTTTAATGTAAGCATTCAAACTATAAGGCTAGATAGATTAGAGCTTGGGATACCTGAATTGAGAGAAAGAATAAAAAACGTAGCTGAGAAAAGTTACTCGAAGGTTAGGACAATTGGAGGGACTGAAATCGTAGGAGAGCTTGTAGATATTGACTTAGGCAAGAAAGGTATTTCAATACTTGAAACAGATGAGAGTATGGCCTTTTTAAAAACAAGTGTGGTGAGAGGACATAATATCTATGCTCAAGCTGAGTCTCTAGCTATTGCGGTAATAGACGCTGACGTTGCATTGACAGGGGTTGCAAATGTAAAATATAAGGATTTAGTTAAGGCGGGAGAAAAGCTTATTGCAAAGGCAGAAGTAATTAGAAAAAGAGGTAACAAATACTTTGTACATGTTTTTACTTATGTAGGACAGAAGCAAGTTTTTAGGGGAAAGTTCATTCTTGTTTCTATTGAACAGAATAATCGGGAGGAGATTTAA
- the rpmF gene encoding 50S ribosomal protein L32 codes for MAVPKRKTSKARRDKRRASAQVLTKATVVECPQCHEPKLPHRVCKSCGYYKNKEVVSVE; via the coding sequence ATGGCAGTACCAAAGCGTAAGACATCTAAAGCGAGAAGGGATAAAAGAAGAGCTTCAGCTCAAGTATTAACAAAGGCAACTGTAGTAGAATGCCCACAATGCCACGAGCCAAAGCTACCACATAGAGTATGTAAATCTTGTGGGTATTATAAAAACAAAGAAGTTGTATCTGTTGAATAA
- a CDS encoding YceD family protein: MKIDLSRLIDRTVYEIDFEHSLDLVKIQSTSGEIVLANPVIVKGSVYKTDDDLYLNAKVSYEYYENCARCLKEFVNKAETVLSGRLMETSQSLDTDDEPVFYYDNDHLEIKEQVLTSILLSLPMKSLCNDNCRGLCLVCGKDLNIEECSCDIQEIDPRLAKLKDLFD; encoded by the coding sequence ATGAAGATAGATCTATCAAGGCTTATTGATAGAACAGTTTACGAAATTGACTTTGAACACTCCTTGGATCTGGTAAAAATACAGTCAACTTCAGGTGAGATTGTACTGGCTAATCCAGTGATAGTAAAGGGCAGTGTTTATAAGACAGATGATGACTTGTATCTTAATGCTAAGGTTTCATATGAATATTATGAAAACTGTGCACGATGTCTAAAAGAGTTTGTCAATAAAGCAGAGACTGTTTTATCAGGAAGACTTATGGAAACTTCTCAGTCATTAGATACAGATGATGAGCCTGTGTTCTATTATGATAATGACCATCTAGAAATAAAAGAACAAGTTTTAACCTCTATTTTATTGTCTTTACCTATGAAATCACTATGCAATGATAACTGCAGAGGATTATGCCTAGTCTGTGGAAAAGACTTGAATATAGAGGAATGTAGCTGTGATATTCAAGAAATTGATCCTCGCCTAGCTAAACTAAAGGATTTATTTGATTGA